In Amaranthus tricolor cultivar Red isolate AtriRed21 chromosome 5, ASM2621246v1, whole genome shotgun sequence, a genomic segment contains:
- the LOC130813187 gene encoding cytochrome P450 94C1-like, with the protein MELVEPSLCLYESVHASYFFFIFIILILFLLLGLLSFTTLFIFLLLKRSKLSCKCEICHCYVTSSWSKNYQNVCDWYTHLLQNSPSKTIHIHVLDNIITANPKNVEYILKTNFNNYPKGKHFSTILGDLLGHGIFNVDGDAWRFQRKMARVELDRFSVRSYSFQVVKEEIDKQLILYLYAKVSNHVVDLQEIFRAFSLITISKISFGVNFESLQELVGSSKDFSTSFDLATRLSAERALEVCSFSWKLKRLLGLGKEQKLRNAIKEVNLVAMKIIKQRRNKLNSTNDHDLIEDQKDLLSRFMKNGYNNNDGYLRDIIVSFLLAGRDTVASAITSLIMLIAHHPRVEEKILLEANKVLGEEQGICKYDQIVELNYLQATIFESMRLYPPVQFDSKYAENDDILPDMNTKVMKGSRVTYHPYAMGRMEMIWGKDCLEFKPERWLKNGVFFQEDCYKYPVFQAGVRVCLGKEMALMEIKCVAICLLREFHFELVDNNDFCKVPKFSPGLTATFLGGLPVLLHARKKQTSHG; encoded by the exons ATGGAATTGGTTGAACCTTCCTTGTGCTTATATGAATCAGTTCATGcatcttattttttctttatttttatcatcCTAATACTTTTCTTACTTCTGGGTTTGCTTAGTTTTACTACTTTGTTCATCTTTTTACTACTAAAAAGGAGTAAACTTAGTTGTAAGTGTGAAATATGCCATTGTTATGTGACTTCAAGCTGGTCTAAAAATTACCAAAATGTATGTGATTGGTATACTCATCTTCTCCAAAACTCCCCTTCAAAAACCATTCACATCCATGTATTGGATAACATAATAACTGCCAACCCAAAAAATGTTGAGTATATATTGAAGACTAATTTCAATAATTACCCAAAAGGAAAACACTTTTCAACAATCTTGGGTGATCTTTTAGGGCATGGAATCTTCAATGTTGATGGTGATGCATGGAGGTTTCAAAGGAAGATGGCTAGGGTTGAGCTAGATAGATTCTCAGTCCGCTCTTATTCCTTTCAG GTTGTGAAAGAGGAAATAGACAAACAACTCATACTCTATCTTTATGCAAAAGTATCTAACCATGTAGTGGACTTACAAGAAATTTTCAGAGCATTTTCCCTCATCACAATCTCTAAAATCTCCTTTGGGGTAAATTTTGAATCATTACAAGAACTTGTTGGCTCTTCTAAAGATTTTTCAACCTCATTTGACCTAGCAACCAGGCTTTCAGCAGAACGAGCACTTGAGGTGTGCTCGTTCTCCTGGAAGCTGAAACGGTTGCTAGGTCTAGGAAAAGAACAAAAGCTAAGAAATGCTATAAAAGAAGTGAATCTTGTAGCCATGAAGATCATCAAACAAAGAAGAAACAAACTAAACTCAACCAATGATCATGATCTAATAGAAGATCAAAAAGACCTTCTTTCAAGATTTATGAAAAATGGGTATAATAACAATGATGGGTATCTTAGAGATATTATTGTTAGTTTCCTTTTAGCAGGAAGAGATACAGTTGCATCAGCCATAACAAGCCTAATCATGCTAATAGCCCATCATCCTAGAGTTGAGGAAAAGATCCTTCTAGAAGCAAATAAAGTTCTTGGAGAAGAACAAGGGATTTGTAAGTATGATCAAATTGTTGAACTAAATTATTTACAAGCAACAATATTTGAAAGTATGAGGCTATATCCTCCTGTTCAGTTTGACTCAAAATATGCTGAAAATGATGATATTTTGCCTGATATGAACACAAAAGTGATGAAAGGAAGTAGAGTTACATACCATCCTTATGCAATGGGAAGGATGGAAATGATATGGGGTAAAGATTGTTTAGAGTTTAAGCCTGAAAGATGGCTTAAAAATGGAGTGTTTTTTCAAGAAGATTGTTATAAGTATCCTGTGTTTCAAGCCGGTGTTAGGGTTTGTTTGGGTAAAGAAATGGCATTAATGGAGATTAAATGTGTAGCTATTTGTCTTCTAAGGGAGTTTCATTTTGAGTTAGTGGATAATAATGATTTTTGTAAAGTTCCAAAGTTTTCTCCTGGTTTGACTGCTACTTTTCTTGGTGGGTTACCTGTCTTGTTGCATGCAAGAAAAAAACAAACTAGTCATGGTTAG
- the LOC130812884 gene encoding glutelin type-D 1-like, translating to MEKKENDLAPQMAAKVHGGLGGTFYAWCDSEIPMLLEANIGAAKLALNKFGFALPSFSDSSKLAYVLQGSGVAGIVLPEQQEKVIPIKKGDAIALPFGVVTWWYNKEDTELVMLFLGDTSKSHKAGRFTDFFLTGSNGIFTGFSTEFVCRAWDVGEKIANSLVGSQTGLEIIQLNGSTQMPEPINEHRKGMVFNCEEAPKDVDVKNGGRVVVLNDKNLPLVGQVGFGADLVKLDGSAMCSPGFSCDSALQVTYIVRGSGRVQVVGIDGRRMLEANVKAGQLFIVPRFFVVSKIADPMGMEWFSIITTPNPTFTHLAGKTSAWKALSPAVLQAAFNVSAEIENQFRSKRTSDAIFFPPK from the exons ATGGAGAAGAAGGAGAATGATCTAGCCCCGCAAATGGCAGCGAAGGTTCATGGAGGATTAGGAGGAACATTCTACGCATGGTGTGACTCTGAGATTCCAATGTTACTTGAGGCTAATATTGGTGCTGCTAAACTTGCTCTTAATAAATTTGGCTTTGCTCTTCCTTCTTTTTCTGATTCTTCTAAGCTTGCCTATGTTCTTCAGG GAAGTGGAGTAGCTGGGATTGTTCTTCCAGAACAGCAAGAGAAAGTGATTCCAATAAAGAAAGGAGATGCAATAGCTCTCCCATTTGGAGTAGTAACATGGTGGTACAACAAAGAGGACACAGAGCTAGTCATGCTCTTCTTAGGTGACACCTCGAAATCTCATAAAGCAGGCCGATTCACAGACTTTTTCTTAACTGGCTCGAATGGCATTTTCACCGGATTCAGTACAGAATTTGTGTGCCGAGCATGGGATGTAGGCGAAAAAATTGCCAATTCATTAGTAGGAAGTCAAACTGGTCTAGAAATAATCCAACTTAATGGATCAACCCAAATGCCAGAACCCATCAATGAGCATAGGAAAGGAATGGTGTTTAATTGTGAAGAAGCTCCAAAGGATGTGGATGTGAAGAATGGCGGTAGGGTGGTTGTTTTGAACGATAAGAACTTGCCCTTGGTTGGCCAGGTTGGTTTCGGGGCAGATCTTGTGAAGTTGGATGGGAGCGCGATGTGTTCTCCTGGTTTTTCGTGTGATTCTGCCCTTCAAGTCACGTACATTGTTCGAGGGAGTGGCCGTGTTCAAGTTGTGGGGATAGATGGCCGAAGGATGTTGGAAGCTAATGTGAAGGCAGGGCAGTTGTTTATAGTTCCGAGATTCTTTGTTGTCTCAAAGATTGCTGATCCCATGGGAATGGAATGGTTTTCGATCATTACGACACCCAA CCCAACATTCACACACTTAGCAGGAAAGACCTCGGCATGGAAGGCACTATCGCCTGCAGTACTTCAAGCAGCTTTCAATGTAAGTGCAGAGATAGAGAATCAGTTCCGATCAAAGAGGACTTCAGATGCCATCTTTTTCCCTCCTAAATGA